AAAAGAGGAAACGTAAGCAGGTGTTAATTGCCCTTCGGAACCATAAGGGGTAATCAAATTCGGATTTTCAGCACTTAAATCAGCTATAATTGCTGGTACTCCCCCACCTGCTATAATGACCGCAATAAGCAGGATAAGTGTACCACCAAACATGATACTACCTTGAATCGCATCTGTAAGAGCGACAGCTCGAAAACCGCCTACTGTAACATAAATTAACACAGCTACAGCAAAAATGAACAATGCACTCGTATAATTAATCCCCATCAACGATTCAATTAGTCTCGCTCCCCCAATCCATTGAGCAGCCATCGCGGAAAATAAAAAAACAATAATGCTAACTGCCGAAAAAATAACCACCCATTTGGACTGATAACGCTCTTTTAGAAAATCGACCATTGTCAACGCTTTGTACTTTCTCGTTATGACAGCAAATTTTTTCCCTAACACCATTAAAACGAAATAGCCTGTAGCGACTTGTGACATAGCAAGCAGCACCCAGCCGAGCCCTTCATTATATGCTGTTCCAGGTCCACCTATAAAACTGCTTGCACTTCCGTACGTTGCCGTCATTGTCATCGCAAGCACAAATCCACCAAGGCTTCTACCACCTAAAAAATAATCCTGAGCAAAATTTGTCGATGCCTTTAAATATCCTCCTGCCCAAATTCCCACTCCAAAAATAATGATTAAAATTACAATTAATGGTACAAGTGATTCCCAATTCATTCTGCGTCCTTCTCCTCATCAAATGAAATAGCTACGAAAAACTTTTTCACAACGATTGTAACGAGAATTGCCATAACAATAAATCCAAGCACACAACTATAAAAAAACCATGCCGGCAACCCCAAAATATATGTATATTGATCAGGCTGTTTATTTCCTAATCCGTAAGCGAAAGCAAACCACCACACAAAATTAAACACAACTAAACCTAGGCCTATCCATGCTTCCCGATTGGCAATTTTTACATCTTGTTTTTTCACCGATACTTCACTCCTTTACGAATCTACAATTTTTTAATTACCAACAATATATCGCAATTATTTCATGAATGTAAAGAACGGGGTAGAAAAACGACTTTGGAAAATACTGCTTCACAAAAACTGAATCTTCCATCCGTGGGGGTTTTCATTCATCCCCACGGCTTGTTAGTACTGTAATGGTATGACCTAAAGGCATCTTACGAAATTGGGTATTTAAGTGCTGTTATCTCCCACTTAGACAATTATCCCACTCTTGAAGTGGGAGTTGTACAGTACATTATATACGGGATAAACAGAATAAAATTTCACAGCATAAGGTTCCCTCTCCCGCTACGTAATGAATATCACAAATGGAAAACATACTATTCCTATTTCGAGAATAGAGGGATACACTTATAAAATACTGAAAAATTTGGGGGGTAAATGTAGGTACCCATTCCTTTAATAAGATGTTACCCATTAAACCTTCAAAATACTGACGCTTGACAAGCATGTGTTAATAAGCCTACATTGATTAACTAAGAGATTGTTTTTATGAAGGCCAAGTCAAAAACTCTTAAAAGCAGAATTTTAAACTAAAAAAGTATATAATAAATAAAAATTTATAATGGGGTTATAGAAATGAGTAAACCTGAATTATATGTAAGTTTAGCTGTGGGGCCTGATTGCGCTATGGAATCCTATGCATTACGATCAACTCTTGAATACTTTGGGGTAAGGGTTACTATGCATTGGTTAGGAAGACCAAATGATCTTGTAAATATATTATCGGGTAAAGATCGCGAAGATAAAATAGATTATTTAATATTAAACTTCCATGGTGATGAAGGCAGATTTTGTATAAACGAATTAGCTGAGGAAATCTATGAACCTGATGAGCCAAGCGGGAAGTTTTTTGACGCTCAAGATGTACTACGATTTGCAAAACTGGAAGGCATAAGAGTTATTGCAGCAGGTTGTACGTTGGGTAGAGAATCATTGGGAAAAGCCTTCCTTAAAAGTGGATGTCATTCTTATCTAGGCCCTGATGATTATATAGATGGTAATTCTAACTTAATGTTTATCATCAGATTTATTTATGAGATGGTAAATAATAATAAAAGCCAGCAAGAAGCATTTGAAATCGCGAAGTCTATCGATCAAGAAACCTCCATGTTTAAAATTTATTCAACCTAAGAAATAAAAAACTGGAAATTAGTTTGTCTAGCGCAAACAGAAGAGTAAAGAGGCTGGGACATAAGCAAATACTATATAGCAAAAGCCGAACAATCCATTTATAATTATTCGGCTTATTTGCACTATAGGAAAGTATAAGGTTTTTTTGGTTTATAGTATAAGAAAAACAAAGGCTTCCGCCATAAGACTTGGCGACAAGCCAAGTTTTTCTAACATTAAAAAATTTTTATTACCGTTATGTCAAAATACTTCGCTTTCCGCAGGTCTCTTCAGCTTCCTAGGAAGGCAAAAACCGCTTTTCTGTGGGATCTTCAGCTCGCGCTGTTCCCGCAGGAGTCTACCTATTTTGACTACGCTAAAACTTGCGTATACACAATTGGCGATTTATGGTTCGTTTTTAATCAGCCGCTTTCGTTATGTCCCAGCCTCTTAAAAAATGACAGAACAAACATTCAAGAAATACACTGTGAACTACTCCCACCACTTACCACCCTTACGGGTTGCTTGAAGTGGGGGCTTCTTGGGTAATCGCCACTTTTGGTAGCTGACGAAGTTGACCAAGCTAACCCTCTTGTTCCAAAAGTTTATATTTTTATTAGGCGGCACTTGATAATAGGCGAATGCCTTCTTTTTTGATATTGAGTGCTGAATTATAATCTCTATTGAGACTTAGACCGCAAGTACATTGGTAGGTACGTTCAGATAACCTGACTTCTTTTACCGAACCACAATTTGAACAGGTTTTGGTGGATGGAAACCATTTGTCAATTTTGATAAGTTGTTTCCCTTGTTCTTTTAGTTTGTATTGTAAGAAAGAGGTGAACATTCCCCAACCATTATCAGCAACACTTTTGCCAAACTTTAGGGCTTGTGACATCCCTTTCATGTCCAAATCCTCAATCACAACGGCATCATAACTAGTCGCTAATTTCTTTGATTTATGGTGAAGAAAATTCTTGCGTTGATTGGCGACTTTTTCTTGAATTTTAGCTACATGAATGCGTTGTTTATTCCAGTTCGAAGACCCTTTCTTTTTACGAGAAAGTTTACGTTGTTCTTTAGCTAATTTTTCAAGCATTTGTCGATAAAACTTAGGGTAATTGGCTTTCTCACCCTCACTGTCGACAAATAGTCCATCCATCGCAAAATCTAATCCGACAACGCTTTCAATTTCCTTGTGATCAATCTCCTTCTCGTATTCTGTAAGAATAGAATTATAGTATTTTCCTGATGCAGTCATAGACAGGGTACAAGATTTGATGTTGTACTCTGAAGGAATTTCTCGATGTTGCTTGATTTTGACCATTTTTAATTTGGGTAATTTGATATGACCATCCAACAATTGAATATTACCGTTTACGACATTTGTTGTGTAGCTTTGCTTGTGTCGTTTACTTTTGAATTTTGGGAACTTGGCCATCCCTTTGAAGAATGCTTTATACGCCCTATCCAAGTTTAGTTGTGCGTTCGCTAACGCTAATGAATCTACTTCCTTTAGCCATTCATACTCTTTTTTGTACTTGGCGGGTGTAGGGTGCTTCACCTTTTTTAAGGCATCTTTATCATCTTTCAATAATTCATAAGTCCCTTTACGTTCAGCTAACATCTTGTTGTAGACGAAACGAACACATCCGAAAGTTTTGCGTATAATCAAAGCCTGTTCATCTGTTGGATACAACCTAAACTTGTACGCTTTATTTTGTTTAGCCATATCAAATCACCTCACTTTATCCCTTGATTTTCAATATATTTTTTTACCACTTCCATAGGTGAACCGCCCGTTGTCAACAAACAAAAGCTTCTTGACCAAAACATTTCTTTCCATAACTTTTTACGAACATGGGGAAAATCCTTCTTAATAAGCCTTGAACTGGCACTTTTATAGGTATTGATGAATTTATAATTCACTGTTGGGGTGTGCTTTGAACAAAATATGAATATGGTCAATATCATGGTTTCATTCGACTAATGTGATATTATATTTTTCACTCAATGACACAAATTTATCTTTGGCATAGTCTGAAATGGTATCATTTATTACTTTTCTTCGATACTTCACGACTAACACGAGATAGTAATACATCGAGAACACTGAATGATTATTACTGTCCAATTCCATTGTTATATCACCCCTTGTACTTTATCAAACTGATTATACTATGTTGAACAAAAAGGGAAAAGAAAAAGCCTTTGGGCTGTCGCCCAACCGAAATTCATCTCCCCCTTACCGTTGGGCTACGCCCTTCACACGCTTGAAGAGGGAGACTTCTTTCGAAAGTACTTTAAAATAAAAATGTTTTAATAACGTTATTTCTGATTTACTCTTAATAATGTCTTCAGCGTTAGATGGAGGGCATATCCCCGGTTACATGTGGATACAATAACTAGTACTAGTATAGCACTACATGTAACAGTACCAACATAACAAGGATTAACGAATGCCTTTCATGAAACGTTGAATTATTGGTGATAACAGGAATAATGCTAAACCTAGAAAAATAGCAATTGTTCCAATGACGCCAAAATATATTATTTCTGTTGCTGGTTTATAAAGCTTCACAATTTGCGCATTAATGGCCTGTGCTGAAGCATTGGATAAAAACCAAAGACTCATTGTTTGCGCAGAAAATGCTACTGGAGCAAGCTTTGTTGTTGCGGATAAACCTACAGGAGACAAGCATAGTTCTCCAATAACTACGAGTAAAAAGCTAAGTACAAGCCATATAGGGCTTACTAAGCTATCCGTTCCATTGATCGAAGCTGGGATAATCATAACTAAAAAGGATAAGCCAGCAAAGAACAAGCCGAGAGAAAACTTTTTCGACGTTGATGGTTGCCGTTCACCTAATTTCATCCATAGCCCGGCAAATACTGGAGCCAAGGCGACGATAAATAATGGATTTAGCGACTGAAACCAAGACGATTTTAGATCTATACCAAGAAATTCTAATTGTGTCCGTTTGTCCGCATACTCTGCTAAAATAATAGAGCCCTGCTCCTGTATCGCCCAAAACATAATGGCAGCGATGAACAAAGGAATGTAGGCAAGCAATCTTGATTTTTCGTCTGCATTTGTTTTTGGACTACGATACATAACGATAAAATAAAGCGTAGGTATTATAATACCTAATATACTAACAAGATAAGTAAATCGATTAATGGTTAACAATCCTGTTTGCATAGTGATAGCACCTAATAAAATGATAATAACAATACCTGTAGTGATTCTACCAAATACTTTTTTCTTTTCTTCTTTGGCAAGTGGATTCGGTACATAAGTTCCTGCTAAACCAAGGTATTGTTTTTTAGTAATTACAAAAACGATCAAACCTAATAACATACCTACTGCCGCTACACCAAAGCCTAAATGATAATTATATTCTTGTCCTAACGTACCAACGATTAACGGTGCAATAAGTGCCCCCATATTAATTCCCATGTAAAATATGCTAAATGCTGAATCTCTTCTTACATCTGATAAACGGTAAAGATCCCCAACGACACTGGATACATTTGGCTTTAACAAACCAGTACCCATAACAATTAAAAACATGGATAAAAACAATCCTGTTACTCCTGCAGGTAGTGCTAACACAATATGACCAGCCATAATCAGTACGCCACCGTAAAATACTGTCTGTTGCGTTCCTAATAATCGATCGGCAATCCACCCGCCGATAATTCCTGACATATACACGAGTGATCCATAAATTGCCATAATGGATTTAGCCGTATCATTGGCGATACCCAAGCCGCCACTAGCAACTTCGGTATACATATAATAAAGTAAAAGCGCACGCATTCCATAGTAGGAGAAACGTTCCCAAAATTCTGTGAAGAAAAGTGTAAATAGACCTCTCGGATGTCCAAAAAAACCTGTCTGGGGGACGCTCTGTACAATTTCTTCTTTACTATGTGTTGACATAATTCAAACTCCTTCAGAATAAACTGATAATTATACTTTTTGTTGTACTTATGGTACTCCTCTGTATTTCAAACGTCAAACTTCGAAAAATTGTGATATTTTCACAATGAAAACTAATTATTTATAACCAAATGACAATCGTGTTCCCTTTGATTCACGCTTGGTTTAGCCATGTTTATTATTTTTAATAGAAACGTAACTATTTATTCTAAAATAGTCTTTGGAAATAGTTAAAGTTCAAAAAATAGTCATCTATTTATATTTTAATCGTTTTCCCTATACATAACACTTGAAATAATGTACATAGTTACTTATAATAAGATTTGTGTCTATACGGGGTCATAGCTCAGCTGGGAGAGCGCTACGCTGGCAGCGTAGAGGTCAGGGGTTCGATCCCCCTTGACTCCATCACAATAAGGGGAGTGCAGTGACATTAGTTACGGTACTCCCCCTTTTGTATGCTTAAATAAAAATATGCCTCAAGCATGAATCTTTCTCTTCGCATATCTTCCTGTTCAAGCATTGTACTCTGCTTCCATTTCTATCACATGTATTTGTCTATGATGAGGACAGCGTTTAGCAAATGTGGGATGTTTTTCTTGTTCTTATTGCCTACGTCCTAACTTCTTGTGAACAGTGTAGCTTTAAATAAAGTTTGCTCAAAAAATCCTTAAAAACCAATATGTTAAGTTATAATTAAATGAACCTGTTTTGAAAATAGATTTATCAAAACAGGTTCGTTTCCCGTGAAACTCTATACAGTTATAATAATAAAGTTTGATTATTTATTGCCTGTGATCCTCAACAATCGCTCTCGTTAATGGAGCATCTATTTAGTATTTACCAAGAAAAATTTTTTGTCACGTCTTAAATTGACAAATCAAATGATAAAAACTCAGGCAGTTCTTGTTTATGCTTGTCGAGCATAATCTGTTTCGGCTTGATGCCCTGCCCACGCAGTACTTCAATGTTCTGCACGAGGAATTCGTCGCTGCCGACAACATAGAAGAGTCCATCCTTGTCTACAGCAAGATTTTTCACTTCTTCATAGTAATCTTTACGGTTATCGACGAATTGTGATGTGAACTTTTTGTCAGGTACAGATTCAAAAATATTAGTGAATAAAAAATCTTTTGACGAATCGATGTTCAGAGAATGTATTTGATTTACGTTGTCAGAACGTTCGAAATAATCAAGTACAAGCGGTCTGAAAGTTGCCAGACCGACGCCTGATGACAGTAGGTAAACATTTTTGTCTTCTCTTTTTAGTGGTACATTCGAATGAGTTTTAAATATTGCAACTTCATTGCCGACCTCAAGATTTCTTAAAATTGTTTTAAACTCAGAGCACTGCTCTCTGATGCGTGTTGTGATACCGATTGAATTTTCGTGCGGTAAAGTGGAGATTGACATGTGGCGAATCAGGCTACGGTTTGG
This genomic interval from Virgibacillus pantothenticus contains the following:
- the panF gene encoding sodium/pantothenate symporter, which translates into the protein MNWESLVPLIVILIIIFGVGIWAGGYLKASTNFAQDYFLGGRSLGGFVLAMTMTATYGSASSFIGGPGTAYNEGLGWVLLAMSQVATGYFVLMVLGKKFAVITRKYKALTMVDFLKERYQSKWVVIFSAVSIIVFLFSAMAAQWIGGARLIESLMGINYTSALFIFAVAVLIYVTVGGFRAVALTDAIQGSIMFGGTLILLIAVIIAGGGVPAIIADLSAENPNLITPYGSEGQLTPAYVSSFWILVGVGVVALPQIAVRAMSYKNSQSMHRAIIIGTIVVGFIMLNMHLIGVFARPILPGIEVGDKVMPLIALEVMPNWLAGIVLAAPMAAIMSTVDSLLLLVSSTIVKDVYLNYVKPDASQQTIKRISIGITALLGVIIFLMALNPPDLIIWLNLFAFGGLEAAFIWPIVLGLYWEKGNKYGALASMIAGVGLYILSDTFFPQPFGIHSVVMPVVISFFVYVVVSLLTQKQVAKLHV
- a CDS encoding YhdT family protein, which codes for MKKQDVKIANREAWIGLGLVVFNFVWWFAFAYGLGNKQPDQYTYILGLPAWFFYSCVLGFIVMAILVTIVVKKFFVAISFDEEKDAE
- a CDS encoding RNA-guided endonuclease TnpB family protein, with product MAKQNKAYKFRLYPTDEQALIIRKTFGCVRFVYNKMLAERKGTYELLKDDKDALKKVKHPTPAKYKKEYEWLKEVDSLALANAQLNLDRAYKAFFKGMAKFPKFKSKRHKQSYTTNVVNGNIQLLDGHIKLPKLKMVKIKQHREIPSEYNIKSCTLSMTASGKYYNSILTEYEKEIDHKEIESVVGLDFAMDGLFVDSEGEKANYPKFYRQMLEKLAKEQRKLSRKKKGSSNWNKQRIHVAKIQEKVANQRKNFLHHKSKKLATSYDAVVIEDLDMKGMSQALKFGKSVADNGWGMFTSFLQYKLKEQGKQLIKIDKWFPSTKTCSNCGSVKEVRLSERTYQCTCGLSLNRDYNSALNIKKEGIRLLSSAA
- a CDS encoding peptide MFS transporter: MSTHSKEEIVQSVPQTGFFGHPRGLFTLFFTEFWERFSYYGMRALLLYYMYTEVASGGLGIANDTAKSIMAIYGSLVYMSGIIGGWIADRLLGTQQTVFYGGVLIMAGHIVLALPAGVTGLFLSMFLIVMGTGLLKPNVSSVVGDLYRLSDVRRDSAFSIFYMGINMGALIAPLIVGTLGQEYNYHLGFGVAAVGMLLGLIVFVITKKQYLGLAGTYVPNPLAKEEKKKVFGRITTGIVIIILLGAITMQTGLLTINRFTYLVSILGIIIPTLYFIVMYRSPKTNADEKSRLLAYIPLFIAAIMFWAIQEQGSIILAEYADKRTQLEFLGIDLKSSWFQSLNPLFIVALAPVFAGLWMKLGERQPSTSKKFSLGLFFAGLSFLVMIIPASINGTDSLVSPIWLVLSFLLVVIGELCLSPVGLSATTKLAPVAFSAQTMSLWFLSNASAQAINAQIVKLYKPATEIIYFGVIGTIAIFLGLALFLLSPIIQRFMKGIR
- a CDS encoding dihydropteridine reductase, with translation MQIYWTKINKIIEETPEVKTYLLDCPEDFTWEEGSHTHFALKGFNAGDKPNRSLIRHMSISTLPHENSIGITTRIREQCSEFKTILRNLEVGNEVAIFKTHSNVPLKREDKNVYLLSSGVGLATFRPLVLDYFERSDNVNQIHSLNIDSSKDFLFTNIFESVPDKKFTSQFVDNRKDYYEEVKNLAVDKDGLFYVVGSDEFLVQNIEVLRGQGIKPKQIMLDKHKQELPEFLSFDLSI